The proteins below are encoded in one region of Amycolatopsis magusensis:
- a CDS encoding IclR family transcriptional regulator, with product MSREGSLTLERGLALLQAVADAGSEAATISELAVAIGASRPAVYRLLVPLAERGLVWRDGSKVRLGVGLLRLSGQVLPQLRQAAQPVLRDLAEAVGATAHLSVAEGEQVQAIAVVEPSWTNFHVAYRVGSRHPITAGAAGKAIMLRGEPGWVATSGELQPGASGVAAPVRGLPGLRASVGVISLDPLDTAAVGPRVVEAAATLTGVLS from the coding sequence ATGAGTCGCGAGGGCTCGCTGACCCTCGAGCGGGGGCTGGCGCTGCTCCAGGCGGTGGCGGACGCGGGCAGCGAGGCCGCGACCATCTCCGAGCTGGCCGTCGCCATCGGCGCCAGCCGCCCGGCGGTCTACCGCCTGCTGGTGCCGCTGGCCGAACGCGGCCTGGTCTGGCGGGACGGGTCGAAGGTGCGCCTGGGCGTCGGGCTGCTGCGGTTGTCCGGCCAGGTGCTGCCGCAGCTGCGCCAGGCGGCGCAGCCGGTGCTGCGGGACCTGGCCGAGGCGGTCGGCGCCACCGCGCACCTCTCGGTCGCCGAGGGGGAGCAGGTGCAGGCGATCGCCGTGGTGGAACCGTCGTGGACGAACTTCCACGTGGCCTACCGCGTCGGCAGCCGCCACCCGATCACCGCGGGCGCCGCGGGCAAGGCGATCATGCTGCGCGGCGAGCCCGGCTGGGTCGCCACGAGCGGCGAGCTGCAGCCCGGCGCGTCCGGCGTGGCGGCGCCTGTCCGCGGGCTACCGGGGTTGCGGGCCAGCGTCGGCGTGATCTCCCTGGACCCCCTCGACACGGCCGCTGTGGGCCCGAGGGTGGTCGAAGCAGCCGCGACCCTCACCGGCGTGCTGAGCTGA
- a CDS encoding homogentisate 1,2-dioxygenase: MPYYRRVGEIPHKRHTQFRSPQGGLYAEELMGVEGFSADSALLYHRHLPTAIVDAVAVPDERGSLQPNHPLKPRAFRTQDLKFTADADAVTDRRRLFGNADVTIGFAVATVPSPLYRNAAGDELLYVQGGSGTLETIYGALEIGDGDYVVIPTSCTYRVVPREPLQLLTIEARGHIGPPKRYLSNKGQFLEHSPYCERDIRGPEAPMLAEGEDVEVLVRHRAGLTRYTYANHPFDVVGWDGCLYPWVFNIGDFEPITGRVHQPPPVHQTFEGPNFVVCSFCPRKVDYHPESIPVPYNHANVDSDELMFYVRGNYEARKGSGIGVGSLSLHPSGFTHGPQPGAAEASIGADYFDETAVMVDTFAPLDLGEAADASEDPGYAWTWSGRGPSR, encoded by the coding sequence GTGCCTTACTACCGCCGAGTCGGGGAGATCCCGCACAAGCGGCACACCCAGTTCCGCTCACCGCAGGGCGGCCTCTACGCCGAGGAGCTGATGGGCGTCGAGGGGTTCTCCGCCGACTCCGCCCTGCTGTACCACCGCCACCTGCCCACGGCGATCGTCGACGCGGTCGCGGTGCCGGACGAGCGCGGCTCGCTGCAGCCGAACCACCCGCTCAAGCCGCGGGCGTTCCGCACCCAGGACCTCAAGTTCACCGCCGACGCCGACGCGGTGACCGACCGGCGGCGGCTGTTCGGCAACGCGGACGTGACCATCGGCTTCGCCGTGGCGACCGTGCCGAGCCCGCTGTACCGCAACGCGGCCGGGGACGAGCTGCTGTACGTCCAGGGCGGCAGCGGCACGCTGGAGACCATCTACGGGGCGCTGGAGATCGGAGACGGCGACTACGTGGTCATCCCGACCTCGTGCACCTACCGCGTGGTGCCGCGCGAGCCGCTGCAGCTGCTCACCATCGAGGCGCGCGGGCACATCGGGCCGCCGAAGCGGTACCTGTCGAACAAGGGGCAGTTCCTGGAGCACTCGCCGTACTGCGAGCGCGACATCCGCGGCCCGGAAGCGCCGATGCTGGCCGAGGGCGAGGACGTCGAGGTCCTCGTGCGCCACCGCGCCGGGCTGACCCGCTACACCTACGCCAACCACCCGTTCGACGTGGTCGGCTGGGACGGCTGCCTGTACCCGTGGGTGTTCAACATCGGCGACTTCGAGCCGATCACCGGCCGCGTGCACCAGCCGCCGCCCGTGCACCAGACCTTCGAAGGCCCGAACTTCGTGGTCTGCTCGTTCTGCCCGCGCAAGGTCGACTACCACCCCGAGTCGATCCCGGTGCCGTACAACCACGCGAACGTCGACTCCGACGAGCTGATGTTCTACGTGCGCGGCAACTACGAGGCACGCAAGGGCTCTGGCATCGGCGTCGGCTCGCTCTCGCTGCACCCGTCGGGCTTCACGCACGGCCCGCAGCCGGGCGCGGCGGAGGCCTCGATCGGCGCGGACTACTTCGACGAGACCGCGGTCATGGTGGACACCTTCGCGCCGCTGGACCTCGGTGAAGCGGCGGACGCGTCGGAAGACCCCGGTTACGCCTGGACGTGGTCGGGACGCGGCCCCAGCCGCTGA
- a CDS encoding substrate-binding and VWA domain-containing protein — translation MTLSGQESRRRRRTWSFIGAVVLAAGLIVALRLVTSDGGDQAEEVKCGGESLQLRVASSPEKAGIVKQLAGEYSGRTVAGTCVDVLVQSKSSGAAMQALAGGWNEAADGPRPDVWTPAASGWATLLRQRLAAQDRPDVLLEQQPPSLANAPLVIAMPEPMAKALGWPGQGIGWRDLAALATDPAGWAKYGHPEWGAFRLGKTNPNLSTSGLNATIGTYFAATGTSSDLTAPDLDKPEVKSFVGGVEQSIVHYGDTTLTFLSNLLQADDRGAALSYVSAVAVEENSLIGYNQGNPTNDPAKLGQHPRPKVPVVAVYPADGTLNSDHPYAVLNWADDPRRQVAADFLAFLRSDDAQKRFLDQGFRSWDNKPGPQATVDNGVLPETKLNLIRPPSPPVLDLVLKSWAELRKKANVLLVVDVSGSMGDSAEGTGKSKMDLAKQAAVSALGEFGDRDQVGLWMFSTKLEGDQDHRELVPIGPVGQDGRRDALRSRLEGLTPQGGTGLYDTSLAAHEYLKARLAPDAINAVVVLTDGRNEDPGSLDLDNLISRLQVESGSETVRMFTIAYGGDADQDVLKRMAEATQAAEYDSSKPDTINQVFTAVISNF, via the coding sequence ATGACCTTGTCCGGCCAGGAAAGTCGAAGACGCAGGCGCACTTGGTCCTTCATCGGCGCGGTGGTGCTCGCCGCCGGGTTGATCGTCGCGCTCCGCCTGGTCACCTCGGACGGCGGTGACCAGGCGGAAGAGGTGAAGTGCGGCGGGGAGTCGCTGCAGTTGCGGGTGGCCTCGTCCCCGGAGAAGGCGGGCATCGTCAAGCAACTCGCCGGCGAGTACAGCGGGCGCACGGTCGCCGGGACCTGCGTGGACGTGCTGGTCCAGTCGAAGAGTTCGGGCGCGGCGATGCAGGCGCTGGCCGGTGGCTGGAACGAGGCGGCCGACGGCCCGCGCCCGGACGTGTGGACGCCGGCCGCGTCCGGCTGGGCGACCCTGCTGCGGCAGCGGCTCGCCGCCCAGGACCGGCCCGACGTGCTGCTCGAGCAGCAACCGCCGTCGCTGGCCAACGCGCCACTGGTGATCGCCATGCCGGAACCGATGGCCAAGGCGCTCGGCTGGCCCGGCCAGGGCATCGGCTGGCGCGACCTCGCCGCGCTCGCCACGGACCCGGCGGGCTGGGCCAAGTACGGGCACCCGGAATGGGGCGCCTTCCGGCTCGGCAAGACGAATCCGAACCTGTCGACCTCCGGGCTGAACGCCACCATCGGCACCTACTTCGCGGCCACCGGCACCTCGTCCGACCTGACCGCGCCGGATCTGGACAAGCCGGAAGTGAAGTCGTTCGTCGGCGGCGTGGAACAGTCGATCGTGCACTACGGCGACACCACGCTCACCTTCCTGTCGAACCTGCTGCAGGCCGACGACCGGGGCGCGGCGCTGTCCTACGTCTCCGCGGTGGCCGTCGAGGAGAACTCGCTGATCGGCTACAACCAGGGCAACCCGACCAACGACCCGGCGAAGCTCGGCCAGCACCCGCGGCCGAAGGTGCCGGTGGTCGCGGTGTACCCGGCCGACGGCACGCTGAACTCCGACCACCCGTACGCGGTGCTGAACTGGGCCGACGACCCGCGCCGCCAGGTGGCCGCGGACTTCCTCGCCTTCCTCCGGTCCGACGACGCCCAGAAACGCTTCTTGGACCAGGGTTTCCGCAGCTGGGACAACAAACCGGGCCCACAGGCCACTGTGGACAACGGCGTGCTGCCGGAGACCAAGCTCAACCTCATCCGGCCGCCCAGCCCGCCGGTGCTCGACCTGGTGCTGAAGTCGTGGGCCGAGCTGCGCAAGAAGGCGAACGTGCTGCTGGTGGTGGACGTCTCCGGCTCGATGGGCGACTCCGCCGAGGGCACCGGTAAGTCCAAAATGGACCTGGCGAAGCAGGCGGCGGTGAGCGCGCTCGGCGAGTTCGGCGACCGCGACCAGGTCGGCCTGTGGATGTTTTCCACCAAATTGGAGGGCGATCAGGACCACCGCGAGCTGGTGCCGATCGGGCCGGTCGGCCAGGACGGGCGCCGGGACGCGCTGCGCTCACGCCTGGAAGGCCTTACGCCCCAGGGCGGAACCGGGTTGTACGACACCTCGCTGGCCGCGCACGAGTACCTCAAGGCGCGCCTGGCTCCCGACGCGATCAACGCCGTGGTGGTGCTCACCGACGGGCGCAACGAGGACCCGGGCAGCCTCGACCTCGACAACCTGATCAGCAGGCTCCAGGTGGAAAGCGGCAGCGAGACCGTGCGGATGTTCACCATCGCCTATGGCGGTGACGCCGATCAGGACGTGCTCAAGCGCATGGCCGAAGCCACGCAGGCTGCGGAGTACGACTCGTCCAAACCGGACACCATCAACCAGGTGTTCACCGCGGTGATCTCCAACTTCTGA
- a CDS encoding DUF2470 domain-containing protein, giving the protein MTEPTTATRRPPAPNPAERAKTIASRDCPATLVPSVDRGEHDGSRVTPVLHHVHASGSVSLLLPDGHPLLEAAAETQRGEFGVMLELADHAPVPLREPIRGLLWITGFLRPLDPPAARARAVAIAVDRPDHRLLDVNHGLTMLRLTPASLVLADADGTHSLRPHMFSAATPDPFHDYEARWLQHLETEHADVVEQLGRHLPEDLRGGAIRPLGLDRHGLRLRVESVVGDHDVRLAFSKPVDDPAQLAVEIRRLVGCPFLSET; this is encoded by the coding sequence TTGACCGAGCCCACGACCGCGACGCGCCGCCCGCCGGCGCCGAACCCCGCCGAGCGCGCCAAGACCATCGCGTCGCGCGACTGCCCGGCGACGCTGGTGCCGTCGGTGGACCGCGGTGAGCACGACGGCAGCCGGGTCACCCCGGTGCTGCACCACGTGCACGCCAGCGGCAGTGTCAGCCTGCTCCTGCCCGACGGACATCCGCTGCTCGAAGCCGCGGCGGAAACCCAGCGCGGCGAGTTCGGGGTCATGCTCGAACTCGCCGACCACGCCCCGGTGCCCCTGCGCGAGCCGATCCGCGGCCTGCTCTGGATCACCGGGTTCCTGCGCCCGCTCGACCCGCCCGCCGCGCGGGCCCGGGCGGTCGCCATCGCCGTCGACCGGCCGGACCACCGGCTGCTCGACGTGAACCACGGGCTGACCATGCTGCGCCTGACCCCGGCGTCGCTGGTGCTCGCGGACGCCGACGGCACGCATTCGCTGCGGCCGCACATGTTCAGCGCGGCCACGCCCGACCCGTTCCACGACTACGAGGCGCGCTGGCTCCAGCACCTGGAGACCGAGCACGCCGACGTGGTCGAGCAACTGGGGCGGCACCTGCCCGAGGACCTGCGCGGCGGCGCGATCCGCCCGCTGGGGCTCGACCGGCACGGGCTGCGCCTGCGGGTCGAGTCCGTCGTGGGCGACCACGACGTGCGGCTGGCCTTCTCCAAGCCGGTGGACGACCCGGCGCAACTCGCCGTGGAAATCCGGCGGCTCGTGGGTTGTCCGTTCTTGTCCGAGACTTAG
- a CDS encoding PPOX class F420-dependent oxidoreductase: MPRTIATNTPVERAALVEFLRPRHHGILTTRRADGSPQLSPVTCGVDEEGRIVIATYPQRAKVRNLRRDHRASICVLSDEWNGAWVQVDGTVEVLDLPESVEPLVDYFRAISGEHPDWDEYREAMRKQGKSLLRLTIDRWGPIAAGGFPPELAEG; the protein is encoded by the coding sequence ATGCCACGCACCATCGCGACCAACACCCCCGTGGAACGCGCCGCACTGGTCGAGTTCCTGCGCCCCCGCCACCACGGCATCCTCACCACCCGCCGCGCCGACGGCAGCCCGCAGTTGTCGCCGGTGACCTGCGGGGTGGACGAGGAGGGCCGGATCGTCATCGCCACCTACCCGCAGCGCGCGAAGGTGCGCAACCTCCGCCGCGACCACCGCGCGTCGATCTGCGTGCTCTCGGACGAATGGAACGGCGCCTGGGTGCAGGTCGACGGCACGGTGGAGGTGCTCGACCTGCCCGAGTCGGTGGAGCCGCTGGTCGACTACTTCCGCGCGATCTCCGGTGAGCACCCCGACTGGGACGAGTACCGCGAGGCCATGCGCAAACAGGGCAAGTCGCTGCTGCGGTTGACGATCGACCGCTGGGGCCCGATCGCGGCCGGCGGTTTCCCACCCGAACTGGCCGAAGGCTAA
- a CDS encoding CPBP family intramembrane glutamic endopeptidase, with protein MRSWLISDRPAAPEVVTDPARRRLLKFELLIVFGITLGLSGVRSLLSLLDSLLRPEPLNEQQVALNVPQAAAGLIDLLKQLLSATQLVGWGALGVYLLYRGGMKLAEVGFDRTRPRRDLLWGAGLTALIGIPGLVLYFVGWQLGFNLAVQPSTLTESWWRPITLTLSAFGNAFAEEVLVVGYLLTRLRQLGWKENSSLFAAAVLRGSYHLYQGLGGFVGNLVMGLVFGRIWQKTNRLWPLVVAHTLLDVVAFVGYALLRGKVSFLP; from the coding sequence ATGCGCTCCTGGCTGATCAGCGACCGCCCGGCGGCCCCCGAGGTGGTCACCGACCCGGCTCGACGGCGGCTGCTCAAGTTCGAGCTGCTCATCGTCTTCGGCATCACGCTCGGCCTGTCCGGGGTGCGGAGCCTGCTGTCCTTGCTGGATTCCCTGCTGCGGCCCGAACCGCTGAACGAGCAGCAGGTGGCGCTCAACGTGCCGCAGGCCGCCGCCGGGCTGATCGACCTGCTCAAGCAACTGCTGAGCGCCACGCAGCTGGTCGGCTGGGGCGCGCTCGGGGTGTACCTGCTGTACCGCGGCGGGATGAAGCTGGCCGAGGTCGGCTTCGACCGCACCCGGCCGCGACGCGACCTGCTCTGGGGCGCCGGGCTGACGGCGTTGATCGGCATCCCCGGGCTGGTGCTCTACTTCGTCGGCTGGCAGCTGGGGTTCAACCTGGCCGTGCAGCCGTCGACGCTGACCGAATCGTGGTGGCGGCCGATCACGCTGACCCTGTCCGCCTTCGGCAACGCCTTCGCCGAAGAAGTGCTGGTCGTCGGCTACCTCCTGACGCGGTTGCGACAGCTGGGGTGGAAGGAGAATTCGAGCCTGTTCGCCGCGGCCGTGCTGCGGGGCTCGTACCACCTCTACCAGGGGCTCGGCGGGTTCGTCGGGAACCTGGTGATGGGGCTGGTGTTCGGGCGGATCTGGCAGAAGACGAACCGGCTGTGGCCGCTGGTCGTCGCGCACACCCTGCTCGACGTGGTCGCCTTCGTCGGGTACGCGCTGCTGCGGGGCAAGGTGTCGTTCCTGCCCTAG
- a CDS encoding DUF899 family protein has protein sequence MPQDPRTGRPPVVDLATWQAARDELLVREKAHTREGDAIAAARRRLPMVEFDGTVEVVGAGGPVPFTDLFDGRDELVVYQHMWHDGAPHQGQCEGCTNMVWHLRDTEVYLNARGVSFAVVTTGRWDEVAPFVEFMGYTHPWYSVRDVPAPVGGDMAYLSCFLRDGERTFLTYSTTGRGNEQAAGAFGVLDMTPYGRGEAWEDKPDGWPEGDTPCWYWRSAADGTATWGPDSRPVPQWTRPGATPEETLGRHGDCH, from the coding sequence ATGCCGCAGGATCCCCGCACCGGCCGCCCGCCCGTGGTCGACCTGGCCACCTGGCAGGCCGCCCGCGACGAGCTGCTGGTCCGCGAGAAGGCCCACACCCGCGAAGGTGACGCCATCGCCGCGGCCCGCCGTCGACTGCCGATGGTGGAGTTCGACGGAACGGTCGAGGTGGTCGGTGCCGGTGGTCCCGTCCCGTTCACCGACCTGTTCGACGGCCGCGACGAACTCGTGGTCTACCAGCACATGTGGCACGACGGCGCGCCCCACCAGGGGCAGTGCGAGGGCTGCACCAACATGGTCTGGCACCTGCGCGACACCGAGGTCTACCTCAACGCCCGCGGGGTCTCCTTCGCCGTGGTGACCACGGGCCGGTGGGACGAGGTCGCCCCCTTCGTGGAGTTCATGGGCTACACGCACCCCTGGTACTCCGTGCGCGACGTGCCCGCGCCGGTCGGCGGCGACATGGCCTACCTCTCCTGCTTCCTGCGCGACGGCGAGCGCACCTTCCTCACCTACTCCACGACGGGCCGCGGCAACGAGCAGGCCGCCGGGGCCTTCGGCGTGCTCGACATGACGCCCTACGGCCGTGGTGAGGCATGGGAGGACAAGCCGGACGGCTGGCCGGAGGGTGACACCCCGTGCTGGTACTGGCGTTCCGCCGCGGACGGGACCGCCACCTGGGGACCCGACAGCCGTCCCGTGCCGCAGTGGACCCGCCCCGGCGCCACCCCGGAGGAAACCCTCGGGCGGCACGGCGACTGCCACTGA
- a CDS encoding DM13 domain-containing protein — MSRTWKIVLGLGLVVVAAGLWAFQPWKAFTRSSVDEALPVAVVSEAPKTAEAPAGTPQPAEAPAGTPQPAEAPATPETPAEKPAGPKDLATGKFVSQEHDTSGKARVVDLGDGNRVLRLEGFSTSDGPDVHVWLSDATAGGEWGKYDDGAVVKLGKIKATDGNQNYAIPAGAQLTGLRSVVIWCDRFNVAFGSAPLAL; from the coding sequence ATGTCACGCACCTGGAAAATCGTTCTCGGCCTCGGGTTGGTCGTCGTCGCCGCCGGACTGTGGGCCTTCCAGCCGTGGAAGGCGTTCACCCGCAGCTCGGTGGACGAAGCGCTCCCGGTGGCCGTGGTCAGCGAAGCCCCCAAGACCGCCGAAGCCCCTGCCGGAACACCTCAGCCCGCCGAAGCACCTGCTGGAACACCTCAGCCCGCCGAAGCACCCGCCACACCCGAAACCCCGGCGGAGAAACCGGCCGGGCCCAAGGACCTCGCCACCGGCAAGTTCGTCAGCCAGGAACACGACACCAGCGGCAAGGCCCGCGTGGTGGACCTCGGCGACGGCAACCGCGTGCTGCGCCTCGAAGGCTTCTCCACCTCCGACGGGCCCGACGTGCACGTGTGGCTGTCCGACGCCACGGCGGGCGGCGAGTGGGGCAAGTACGACGACGGCGCCGTGGTCAAGCTCGGCAAGATCAAGGCCACCGACGGCAACCAGAACTACGCCATCCCCGCCGGTGCGCAGCTGACCGGCCTGCGCAGCGTGGTCATCTGGTGCGACCGCTTCAACGTCGCGTTCGGCTCCGCCCCGCTGGCCCTGTGA
- a CDS encoding arginine deiminase — MESEVGPLRSVLLHRPGAELKRLTPRNNDQLLFDSIPWVDRAQEEHDAFAEVLRGRGVEVLLLAEVLRSALDDPRAHTAGVHAAVDARRLGTELADVLRSHLSSVDASVLAEVLMAGMTFEELPAAEGTSLVRKMNHPRDFAVDPLPNLLFTRDSSAWIADRVAISSLTMPARRRETAVLDLIYAYHPRFQRAARAYGAHSAPIEGGDVMLLAPGVVAIGVGERTSAAGAESLARSVFADDLAHTVLAVPIEQSRATMHLDTVCTMVNTDAVVMYPLARDSLEAFTLHPGDDGGLRVDGPEPFLTAAAKAMSIDRLRVIDTGLDPVTAEREQWDDGNNTLAVAPGVVVGYERNVETNERLEAAGIEVLRIAGSELGSGRGGPRCMSCPVVRDSV; from the coding sequence GTGGAGAGTGAGGTCGGGCCGCTGCGCTCGGTCCTGCTGCACCGGCCGGGAGCCGAGCTGAAGCGCCTCACGCCGCGCAACAACGACCAGCTCCTGTTCGACTCGATCCCGTGGGTGGATCGCGCGCAGGAGGAGCACGACGCGTTCGCCGAGGTGCTGCGCGGGCGTGGCGTCGAGGTGCTGCTGCTGGCCGAGGTGCTGCGCAGCGCGCTCGACGACCCGCGCGCCCACACCGCGGGTGTGCACGCCGCGGTCGACGCCCGCAGGCTGGGCACCGAACTGGCCGACGTGCTCCGCTCGCATCTGTCCTCTGTGGACGCTTCGGTGCTGGCGGAGGTGCTGATGGCGGGCATGACCTTCGAGGAGCTGCCCGCCGCCGAAGGCACCTCGCTGGTCCGGAAGATGAACCACCCGCGTGATTTCGCCGTGGACCCGCTGCCGAACCTGTTGTTCACGCGTGATTCGTCGGCGTGGATCGCGGACCGGGTGGCGATCTCCTCGCTGACCATGCCCGCGCGCCGCCGGGAAACCGCGGTGCTGGACCTCATCTACGCCTACCACCCGCGGTTCCAGCGGGCCGCGCGGGCGTACGGCGCGCACTCGGCGCCGATCGAAGGCGGGGACGTGATGTTGCTGGCGCCGGGCGTGGTCGCCATCGGCGTCGGCGAACGCACCTCGGCGGCGGGGGCGGAGTCGCTGGCCCGCTCGGTGTTCGCCGACGACCTGGCGCACACCGTGCTGGCGGTCCCCATCGAGCAGTCACGGGCGACGATGCACCTGGACACCGTGTGCACCATGGTCAACACGGACGCGGTGGTGATGTACCCGCTGGCCAGGGACTCGCTGGAGGCCTTCACCCTGCACCCCGGCGACGACGGCGGCCTGCGGGTCGACGGCCCGGAGCCGTTCCTGACGGCCGCCGCGAAAGCCATGTCCATCGACCGGCTGCGCGTCATCGACACCGGCCTGGACCCGGTGACCGCGGAACGCGAACAGTGGGACGACGGCAACAACACCCTGGCCGTCGCGCCGGGCGTGGTGGTCGGCTACGAACGGAACGTGGAGACGAACGAACGGCTGGAGGCCGCGGGCATCGAAGTCCTGCGCATCGCCGGCTCGGAACTGGGCTCGGGCAGGGGCGGACCGCGATGCATGTCGTGCCCGGTGGTGCGGGACTCGGTCTAG
- a CDS encoding ferritin: MALTKKNPRSKFYELLQQQVHNEFNASQQYIALAVWFENEDLPQLAKHFFRQANEERNHALALVQYMLDTDHHVEIPGTGEVRNDFDEVHELIELALAQEKEVAADIKTLAKAARDEDDYIAEQFVQWFLKEQVEEISAMSTLLNIVRRANGNLFEVENWLSRESVGDGGGDPMMPPVAGGAI, encoded by the coding sequence ATGGCCCTCACCAAGAAGAATCCGCGTTCGAAGTTCTACGAGCTGCTCCAGCAGCAGGTCCACAACGAGTTCAACGCCTCCCAGCAGTACATCGCCCTGGCGGTCTGGTTCGAGAACGAGGACCTGCCGCAGCTGGCGAAGCACTTCTTCCGCCAGGCGAACGAGGAGCGCAACCACGCCCTCGCGCTGGTGCAGTACATGCTGGACACCGACCACCACGTCGAGATCCCGGGCACCGGCGAGGTCCGCAACGACTTCGACGAGGTGCACGAGCTGATCGAGCTGGCCCTCGCGCAGGAGAAGGAGGTCGCGGCCGACATCAAGACGCTGGCCAAGGCCGCCCGCGACGAGGACGACTACATCGCCGAGCAGTTCGTCCAGTGGTTCCTCAAGGAGCAGGTCGAGGAGATCTCCGCGATGTCCACCCTGCTCAACATCGTCCGGCGCGCCAACGGCAACCTGTTCGAGGTGGAGAACTGGCTCTCCCGCGAATCGGTCGGCGACGGCGGTGGCGACCCGATGATGCCCCCGGTGGCCGGCGGCGCCATCTGA
- a CDS encoding SigE family RNA polymerase sigma factor: MPGDLVDFGEFVSANLPGLMRYGHALTGNPHDAADLVQTVLEKIGSRWTHVQRKTGDPMAYIRRSMANAHISRWRRTKRENLVADIPDSQPLVHADPFEHEPLWQALRALPPRQRAVVVLRYYEGLSEAEIAASLGVSQGTVKSQASKALASLRLKMAATVEESGGREAG; the protein is encoded by the coding sequence GTGCCGGGCGACCTCGTTGACTTCGGGGAGTTCGTTTCGGCCAACCTGCCCGGCCTGATGCGCTACGGGCACGCGCTGACCGGCAACCCGCACGACGCCGCCGACCTGGTGCAGACGGTGCTGGAGAAGATCGGCTCCCGCTGGACCCACGTGCAGCGCAAGACCGGCGACCCGATGGCCTACATCCGCCGCTCCATGGCGAACGCGCACATCAGCCGGTGGCGGCGGACCAAGCGGGAGAACCTGGTCGCCGACATCCCGGACTCGCAGCCGCTCGTGCACGCGGACCCGTTCGAGCACGAACCGCTGTGGCAGGCACTACGCGCTTTGCCACCGAGGCAACGCGCCGTCGTCGTGCTGCGTTACTACGAAGGACTGTCCGAAGCGGAGATCGCGGCGTCACTCGGCGTCAGCCAGGGCACGGTGAAGAGCCAGGCGAGCAAGGCGCTCGCCTCCCTGCGGCTGAAGATGGCGGCCACGGTCGAGGAGAGCGGAGGGAGGGAAGCGGGATGA
- a CDS encoding DUF952 domain-containing protein yields MLLHICSAQDWASSEGGDYRAPSLDDAGFIHCSDFGTAHLPADALYAGRTDLVLLEIDPARLGVPVRWEDGVPPHPAGVRFPHVYGPIPRAAVVAVHEFPPGPDGRFHLPPAIANR; encoded by the coding sequence GTGCTGCTGCACATCTGCTCGGCGCAGGACTGGGCGTCGAGCGAGGGCGGCGACTACCGCGCGCCCTCGCTCGACGACGCCGGCTTCATCCACTGCTCCGACTTCGGCACCGCCCACCTGCCCGCCGACGCCCTCTACGCCGGCCGCACCGACCTCGTCCTGCTCGAAATCGACCCCGCTCGCCTCGGCGTGCCGGTCCGCTGGGAGGACGGCGTGCCGCCGCACCCGGCCGGGGTCCGCTTCCCGCACGTGTACGGCCCCATCCCGCGTGCCGCCGTGGTCGCGGTGCACGAGTTCCCGCCGGGCCCGGACGGCCGATTCCACCTCCCACCAGCCATCGCGAACCGGTAA
- a CDS encoding DUF5926 family protein codes for MGKAARKKGPKQDRVKKVREVFVGQPFEGLAGEPELIALREFVPSATVELPLKDTGGRKVVLGTVLPMAAAAFVRADGQAFVGLQVQTRSTDVSRDIGRSVRWALEAKEGDVLSVPDTITPGSEGERLQDLLDPKAELDVRMHTDFSWWLPEGTEAEGEVALSLERANGAIMPSERLGTGAYWVDAGEKAHLRWVRPEPEGKVLQALARLSAAGEIGLGDDSRYAGSFRAHGLLVPVWDLDPEAHAREWADPAKQLGERLDQALASLDDEPLNAAERRARDGLIGRQITIR; via the coding sequence GTGGGCAAGGCGGCGCGCAAGAAGGGGCCCAAGCAGGACCGGGTCAAGAAGGTCCGCGAAGTCTTCGTCGGCCAGCCGTTCGAAGGGCTCGCCGGGGAGCCGGAGCTGATCGCGCTGCGTGAGTTCGTGCCCTCCGCGACCGTCGAACTGCCGCTGAAGGACACCGGCGGCCGCAAGGTGGTGCTCGGCACCGTGCTGCCGATGGCCGCCGCCGCGTTCGTCCGCGCCGACGGCCAGGCGTTCGTCGGCCTCCAGGTGCAGACGCGCTCCACCGACGTCAGCCGTGACATCGGCCGGTCGGTCCGCTGGGCGCTCGAGGCCAAGGAGGGCGACGTGCTCTCCGTGCCCGACACCATCACCCCCGGTTCCGAGGGCGAACGGCTGCAGGACCTGCTCGACCCGAAGGCCGAGCTGGACGTCCGGATGCACACCGACTTCTCGTGGTGGCTGCCCGAAGGCACCGAGGCCGAGGGCGAGGTGGCGCTGTCGCTGGAGCGGGCGAACGGCGCGATCATGCCGTCCGAGCGCCTCGGCACCGGCGCGTACTGGGTCGACGCCGGCGAGAAGGCGCACCTGCGCTGGGTGCGCCCGGAGCCCGAGGGCAAGGTGCTCCAGGCGCTGGCCCGGCTTTCCGCCGCCGGTGAGATCGGCCTCGGCGACGACTCGCGGTACGCCGGTTCGTTCCGCGCGCACGGCCTGCTGGTGCCGGTCTGGGACCTCGACCCCGAGGCACACGCCCGAGAGTGGGCCGACCCGGCCAAGCAGCTCGGCGAACGGCTCGACCAGGCGCTGGCCTCGCTCGACGACGAGCCGCTCAACGCCGCCGAGCGCCGCGCCCGCGACGGCTTGATCGGCCGCCAGATCACCATTCGCTAG